gcctcatcgtcgcggcgacggcgcgacacgtcaccgcggatgtattccacatggatttcgatctgatggtgtgtacagccaccagatccaaatccgccagaggatttatccgctggaaacggtccggcggaccgtttccaacggatatcctctggtgtgtacgaggccttagaaggcaGTGAAGtattcccttacattgatggtctgtAGAAAAGGAACCCTGcggattagtggtcagtgtgaaaAGGACCAccatacattggtggccagtgggagaagaGCCCATTTACACTTATTCTCAGTGAAAGAAGGGCCCCATTACCGTGATAGTCAGTGAATGAAGCATTACAATGGTGGTCAattagaagaatgctccttacaatggtgatcaatgggaagaatgctccttacattggtggttactggAAGAAGGGCCCCCTTACAGATAGGTAACCTATGTAGGAACCCTTGGGTTCCATAGAACACTATCTGAGAAAGACTGGTTTAACATCTTGTCTTTTTCTGACTGTAATTTATATGATAATCATTACCGTAATAAGCCATTTCACCTCTCTGATTTGTATACCCGTCTAAAGGTTATAGCATACCTGCTTCAGTGGTTTTGTTGGTTGGAAGCCACACTCGTCCAAAACATCCTTCATGCTCTTGTTACAAACTGTCCTTGCTAGTTTAGTTCTCAGCATATATTTTATACCTTTAACAACCTACGGAAGAAAAACAGATACTGACTTTGTGCTCTGATGACATATTTATTCAGTTTTATAACTGATTGAAATTGCAGTCCAATAATAGCAACCCGAAAATATATTATAGGGTTCACAGAGAAACTTGGACATACGTACTGTCTAACCATGACAAGCCAAAAGGGTTGTCATGGTTTTACAATATGCTCCAATATAAAGGTGACATTCAAAAGTCTTCCAACATGCAAAACTGGCAAAAGGAATTAGAGTCCTACACACAGAAGCGATTCAGTCTCACTATCGCTACTCCCACTGTATGATCCACTGGGAGCTAATGTTAAAGATACTATATAGAACCTATTTAACTCCAGTTAGACTAGCCCAAATTTACCCAGCATCCTCTCCCACTTGCTGGAGagattgtggggaaaaaggaggcATTTTGCCCATACTTTACTTAACATAAGTATACACTCTgtacccaggggtggactgaccattcaggcactcgggcactgcccaagggccccatgccactaggggacccCATAAGGGTTGCCAGGCTGGGTAAaaccagtatgtaaaaatctgtttttttttacatctgtccctgatatgtctgataccgacatgcttttgatgtgaaaatcctgaaattttcgctgccccgcctctgcactgcctcctggcgtggtggctatctgtaagcccgggggccccataatcttctattgcccggggccccatgagttgtcagtccgcccctgttcagACCCCTGATTACGCATATTCTTAGGGCCGGATCACTGTgctccagactttaagggggccggactgtggccatcaggagtacacaatcccccatcattggtgtcattagaagaatctctgccccatcactgggaggaattctgccctatcattgggaaaaattctgccctatcattgggaggagttctcccccatcattggtgtcattgggagaaatcctgccccatcactggaggaattctgccctatcattggtgtcattggtaggaaatcctaccccataattggtgtcattgggagaaattttgccccatcactggaaggaattctgccccatcactgaggaattctgccccatcattgggaggaattctgccccatcattgggaggaattctgccccatcattgggaggaattctgccccatcattgggaggaattctgccccatcattggtgtcattgggaggaattctgccctatcattgggaggaattctgccctatctctggtgtcattgggaggaattctgccccatcattggtgtcattgggaggaattctgccccatcattgggaggaattctgccccatcattgggaggaattcttccccatcattgggaggaattctgtcccatAATTGCGCTCAtttggaggaattctgccccatcattggtgccaatgaataaaaaagcaccccaagggccggataaaatcaagcaaagggccacgtcTGGCCCCCGTCgggcgcagtttggagaccactgttctagaggtATTAAAGCTATTTCTTTAAAGTAGTCATGTGATCATGCTTTTACGCAGGAAGAGGGGGCGTTACTCTGTATCCCATGGCACAGTTACTTCCCAACAGGGGTGACGGGGAGGAGGGTACAACAACTTCGACCAGGAGAAGCCCAAGGCCAAAGCTTTCATTTGACTTGATTAATAAATAACTATCCTATGTTATACAACTGCTTAATTGTAATACCTCTCTACTCATTGACATTCTTCATTGTCTATTATGTCTATGTTATGAAACCTTTTGTTATTACTAtggaaaactcaataaaaatattttaaaagaaataacagtccaGTATTCTTACCTGTATCATAGCTTTCTCTATCTCCAGATCTTTAAATAGGAAAGCATCATTGGACATGTTGTTATATGCATACACAGTTATCCTTACTGCTTTCTTGACTTCTGGGTCGTTTGTGCTGGCATTTTTGGGAAAGCCAGGGTCCGTTGTAGTGGACTGAATGTctacaacaaaaaataatatactgGGTGGTTAAAAAGCAGTAATACATGTAACCACATAGGCAGTGGTTGTGATTTTAGTTTAAGTGGGTTGTAAATGCTGTCAAAATCAATATTTTCAGTTTGTTGGAGAAAGATAACAAACCATTGCATGTAAATTCGTACGTGACCATTGGATCATTATTTAAGAGATGCATAACTGAAGTATCACTACCTATAGACTCAGAACTGGCCAAAGACATTGTGCAGCGTGaaatgccaaaaaacaaaaaaacaaaacaaaaaaatgtccacCAAATATTTGGCTAGGTTCACATTAATGTGGGTGCGGGAGTCAGTTCATATAAATTGAACACGTTCCCACACCCGCATAAAAAAACATGCTGCTTTAAGAAAATacgtgggggtgccattaactcttaatggcacccccatgctccatgtgtccatgcagcctcatGTCCCAGAAGATACGAATGGGATGCTGACATGGGAATGCGCACAACACCTATTTTCCCCCGTGCTGATAAAAGACAGCCCTGCACATTCTTTGCACCTCTTGTGAATGTGCATGTACTAAAAATAGAATCTGAGATAACAGTTGTCTCCAcagatacagtacagaccaaaagtttggacacaccttctcattcaaatagttttctttattttcatgactatgaaaattgtagattcacactgaaggcatcaaaactatgaattaacacatgtggaattatacataacaaaaaagtgtgaaacaactgaaaatatatttcatattctaggttcttcaaagtagccaccttttgcagcagacacatctctagaactggtaagaggagactgtgtgaatcaggccttcatggtagaatatctgctaggaaaccactgctaaagaaaggcaacaagcagaagagacttgtttgggataaagaacacaaggaatggacattagaccagtggaaatctgctttggtctgatgagtccaaacttgagatctttggttccaacccctgtgtctttgtgcgacgcagaaaaggggaacggatggactctacatgcctggttcccaccgtgaagcatggaggaggaggtgtgatggtgtgggggtgctttgctggtgacactgttggggatttattcaaaattgaaggcatactgaaccagcatggctaccacagcatcttgcagcggcatgctattccatccggatTGCGTTTAGTTGgaacatcatttatttttcaacaggacaatgaccccaaacacacctccaggctgtgtaagggctatttgaccaagaaggagagtgatggggtgctgcgccaggtgactacctcttg
The sequence above is drawn from the Rana temporaria chromosome 4, aRanTem1.1, whole genome shotgun sequence genome and encodes:
- the LOC120935758 gene encoding cystatin-F-like, translating into MSLASSESIGSDTSVMHLLNNDPMVTILFFVVDIQSTTTDPGFPKNASTNDPEVKKAVRITVYAYNNMSNDAFLFKDLEIEKAMIQVVKGIKYMLRTKLARTVCNKSMKDVLDECGFQPTKPLKQIFTCYSEVWKISWQHIEKVYVLKCSEDASSHRPPTTDLFCRGFSICCHIRPKDSNVMFTVHVLKFHEWV